A window of the Bradyrhizobium diazoefficiens genome harbors these coding sequences:
- a CDS encoding carbon-nitrogen hydrolase family protein, translated as MSDNRTFTAAMVQMRTGLVPEPSLAQATKLIRQAAASGADYAQTPEVSNMMQVNRKALFEHLQSEENDASLKAYRALAAELKIHIHVGSLALRFSPEKAVNRSFLIGPEGNVLASYDKIHMFDIELPDGESYRESANYQPGETAVISDLPWGRVGLTICYDVRFPALYRALAESGASFITVPSAFTRKTGEAHWHILLRSRAIETGCFIFAAAQAGIHENKRETYGHSLIIDPWGEILAEGDVEPGIIMATIDPAKVETARRAIPSLQHGRRFGVSDPKAGPDHLHLVRGSA; from the coding sequence ATGAGCGACAACAGGACCTTCACTGCCGCCATGGTGCAGATGCGCACCGGGCTGGTGCCCGAGCCGAGCCTCGCACAGGCAACAAAACTGATCCGGCAGGCCGCGGCCAGCGGCGCCGACTACGCGCAGACGCCCGAAGTCAGCAACATGATGCAGGTGAACCGCAAGGCGCTGTTCGAGCATCTCCAGAGCGAAGAGAACGACGCCTCGCTGAAGGCGTATCGCGCGCTCGCGGCCGAGCTGAAGATCCACATCCATGTCGGCTCGCTGGCGCTGCGCTTCTCGCCGGAGAAGGCGGTCAACCGCTCCTTCCTGATCGGGCCCGAGGGCAATGTGCTCGCGAGCTACGACAAGATTCACATGTTCGACATCGAGCTGCCGGACGGCGAGAGCTATCGCGAATCCGCCAACTACCAGCCGGGCGAGACCGCCGTGATCTCCGACCTGCCCTGGGGCCGCGTCGGGCTGACGATCTGCTACGACGTGCGCTTCCCCGCGCTCTACCGCGCACTGGCCGAGAGCGGCGCCTCGTTCATCACCGTGCCCTCGGCCTTCACCCGCAAGACCGGCGAGGCGCATTGGCACATCCTGCTGCGGTCGCGCGCGATCGAGACCGGCTGCTTCATCTTCGCGGCTGCCCAGGCAGGCATCCACGAGAACAAGCGCGAGACCTATGGCCACTCGCTGATCATCGATCCCTGGGGCGAGATCCTCGCCGAGGGCGATGTCGAGCCCGGCATCATCATGGCCACGATCGATCCGGCCAAGGTCGAGACCGCGCGCCGCGCGATCCCCTCGCTCCAGCACGGCCGCCGCTTCGGCGTCTCCGATCCCAAGGCCGGGCCGGATCATCTGCATCTGGTGCGGGGATCGGCATGA
- a CDS encoding EamA family transporter, producing the protein MLTITSLWIPFTVIAALGQVARNAMQRSLTKPLGTWGATNIRFLFGFPFSLLFLAVVLVATGDHLDMPPTVFWPWLLLGALSQIVGTGLMLLAMNDRSFVVTTAYLKTEAIQTAIFGFVFLGDHLTWLKVLAIVVATVGVVITALRPGGEKSFAELKPTILGLVAAAAFALSAVGFRGAIITVPGVSFVTAASFTLVLGLLAQTAILTIYLLWRAPKVLQAILGLWKPSLFAGFMGAFSSQFWFLAFALTAAANVRTLALIEVLFAQAVAYYSFKQPIAPRELAGIALIIFGVAVLVGA; encoded by the coding sequence ATGCTCACCATCACCAGCCTCTGGATTCCCTTCACCGTCATTGCTGCGCTCGGCCAGGTCGCGCGCAATGCGATGCAACGGTCGCTCACGAAGCCGCTGGGGACCTGGGGCGCGACCAATATCCGCTTCCTGTTCGGCTTCCCGTTCTCGCTGCTGTTTTTAGCCGTTGTGCTGGTCGCGACCGGCGACCATCTCGACATGCCGCCGACGGTGTTCTGGCCGTGGCTGCTGCTCGGGGCACTCAGCCAGATTGTCGGGACGGGCCTCATGTTGCTCGCGATGAACGACCGCTCCTTTGTGGTGACGACCGCCTATCTCAAGACCGAGGCGATCCAGACCGCGATTTTCGGCTTCGTCTTCCTCGGCGATCACCTCACCTGGCTCAAGGTGCTGGCCATCGTGGTCGCGACCGTCGGCGTCGTCATCACCGCGCTGCGGCCCGGCGGCGAGAAGAGTTTTGCGGAATTGAAGCCGACCATCCTGGGACTCGTGGCGGCCGCGGCGTTCGCCCTGTCCGCGGTCGGCTTCCGCGGCGCCATCATCACCGTGCCCGGCGTGTCCTTTGTGACGGCGGCCTCGTTCACGCTGGTGCTGGGCCTGCTCGCGCAGACGGCGATTCTGACGATCTATCTGCTCTGGCGCGCGCCGAAGGTGCTCCAGGCGATCCTCGGCCTGTGGAAGCCGTCGCTGTTTGCCGGCTTCATGGGCGCCTTCTCGTCGCAATTCTGGTTCCTGGCCTTCGCGCTGACGGCCGCCGCTAATGTCCGCACGCTCGCGCTGATCGAGGTGCTGTTCGCGCAAGCAGTGGCGTACTACTCGTTCAAGCAGCCGATCGCGCCGCGCGAGCTTGCCGGCATCGCGCTGATCATTTTCGGCGTTGCGGTGCTGGTGGGGGCCTAG
- a CDS encoding aspartate kinase: MSRLVMKFGGTSVANIERIRNVARHVKREVDAGHEVAVVVSAMSGKTNELVAWCTEASPMHDAREYDAVVASGEQVTSGLLAIVLQGMGIQARSWQGWQIPIKTSDAHASARIEDIDGSEIIIRFRDRKEVAVIAGFQGIDPKTNRITTLGRGGSDTSAVAIAAAVKADRCDIYTDVDGVYTTDPRIVPKAKRLDKIAFEDMLELASQGAKVLQVRSVELGMVHNMPIFVRSSFDKPEDIDPHANQPPGTLICSEEEIMESHVVTGIAFSKDEAQISVRQIEDKPGVAASIFGPLAEANINVDMIVQNVSEDGKTTDLTFTVPAADYNRAKDTITAAKATIGYIRLDTATDVAKISVIGSGMRSHAGVAAQAFSALAGRNINIRAITTSEIKFSVLIDAAYTELAVRTLHTLYGLDQT; this comes from the coding sequence ATGAGCCGCCTCGTGATGAAATTCGGCGGCACGTCCGTCGCCAACATCGAACGTATCCGCAACGTCGCACGCCATGTGAAGCGTGAGGTCGACGCCGGCCACGAGGTGGCCGTGGTCGTCTCCGCGATGTCCGGCAAGACCAACGAGCTGGTGGCCTGGTGCACCGAGGCCTCGCCGATGCACGACGCGCGCGAATATGACGCCGTCGTCGCCTCCGGCGAACAGGTGACCTCGGGCCTGCTGGCCATCGTGCTCCAGGGCATGGGTATCCAGGCCCGCTCCTGGCAGGGCTGGCAGATCCCGATCAAGACCAGCGACGCCCATGCCTCGGCCCGGATCGAGGACATCGACGGCAGCGAGATCATCATTCGTTTCAGGGATCGCAAGGAGGTCGCGGTCATCGCCGGCTTCCAGGGCATCGATCCCAAGACCAACCGGATCACCACGCTCGGCCGCGGCGGCTCCGACACCTCGGCCGTGGCGATCGCGGCCGCCGTCAAGGCCGACCGCTGCGACATCTACACCGACGTCGACGGCGTCTACACCACCGACCCGCGAATCGTGCCGAAGGCCAAAAGGCTCGACAAGATCGCGTTCGAGGACATGCTGGAACTGGCCTCCCAGGGCGCGAAAGTGCTCCAGGTGCGCTCGGTGGAACTCGGCATGGTCCACAACATGCCGATCTTCGTCCGCTCGAGCTTCGACAAGCCCGAGGATATCGACCCGCATGCCAACCAGCCGCCCGGCACGCTGATCTGCAGCGAGGAGGAGATCATGGAAAGCCACGTCGTCACCGGCATCGCCTTTTCAAAGGACGAGGCCCAGATCTCGGTGCGCCAGATCGAGGACAAGCCCGGCGTGGCCGCGTCGATCTTCGGCCCGCTCGCGGAAGCCAATATCAACGTCGACATGATCGTTCAGAACGTGTCCGAGGACGGCAAGACCACCGACCTCACCTTTACGGTGCCGGCGGCCGACTACAACCGCGCCAAGGACACGATTACCGCCGCCAAGGCCACGATCGGCTATATCAGGCTTGATACCGCGACCGACGTCGCCAAGATCTCGGTGATCGGCAGCGGCATGCGCAGCCATGCCGGCGTCGCCGCCCAGGCGTTTTCGGCCCTCGCCGGACGGAACATCAACATCCGGGCCATTACAACCTCCGAGATCAAATTCTCGGTTCTGATCGACGCCGCCTATACCGAGCTTGCGGTGCGCACCCTGCACACGCTCTACGGCCTCGATCAGACTTAG
- the grxC gene encoding glutaredoxin 3, with amino-acid sequence MTAAVEIYTRPGCGYCSAARSLLNRKKATFAEFDVAKNPSWREEMYDRAGEGSTFPQIWIGGTHIGGCDDLYALDREGKLDGLLESIKAVS; translated from the coding sequence ATGACCGCTGCTGTCGAGATCTACACCAGGCCGGGATGCGGCTATTGTTCCGCGGCCAGGTCGCTTCTGAACCGCAAGAAGGCGACCTTCGCGGAATTCGACGTCGCCAAGAACCCGTCCTGGCGCGAGGAGATGTACGACCGCGCCGGCGAAGGCTCGACCTTCCCGCAGATCTGGATCGGCGGAACCCATATTGGCGGCTGCGACGACCTCTACGCGCTCGATCGCGAAGGCAAGCTCGACGGCCTGCTCGAAAGCATCAAGGCGGTCTCATGA
- a CDS encoding ComF family protein, which yields MDANAAPTRSIAAPLRAAWTAGRHALSRAARLALDIALPTLCVSCREPVDGEGVCAACWSRLSFIERPYCPRLGIPFVYDPGPDMLSMEAIASPPAYQRARAAVRYDDVARTLVHALKYQDRTDLAPAMGRWMARAGGELLAGADMLVPVPLHWRRAWRRRYNQSGALAHIIARQSGIKVRGEVLRRVRATEQQIGLSRAQRATNVQGAFQVSPDRQAEIQGRRIILVDDVLTSGATLDACARALLRAKAAQVDVLVFARVVESR from the coding sequence ATGGACGCCAACGCCGCCCCCACCCGCTCCATCGCCGCACCCTTGCGAGCCGCATGGACGGCTGGCCGCCACGCGCTGTCGCGCGCGGCGCGGCTGGCGCTCGACATTGCGCTGCCGACCTTGTGCGTGTCCTGCCGCGAGCCGGTCGATGGTGAAGGCGTGTGCGCGGCCTGCTGGTCGCGGCTGTCCTTCATCGAGCGGCCCTATTGTCCGCGGCTCGGCATTCCCTTCGTCTATGATCCCGGCCCCGATATGCTGTCGATGGAGGCGATCGCGAGTCCGCCGGCTTATCAGCGGGCACGCGCGGCGGTGCGCTATGACGATGTCGCGCGCACGCTGGTGCATGCACTGAAATACCAGGATCGCACGGATCTGGCGCCCGCCATGGGCCGCTGGATGGCGCGCGCGGGCGGCGAGCTGCTTGCCGGCGCCGACATGCTGGTGCCGGTGCCCCTGCATTGGCGCCGGGCCTGGCGCCGCCGCTACAACCAGTCCGGCGCGCTGGCGCACATCATCGCGCGGCAGAGCGGGATCAAGGTGCGTGGCGAGGTGCTGCGCCGGGTGCGCGCCACCGAGCAGCAGATCGGCCTATCGCGGGCCCAGCGCGCCACCAATGTGCAGGGCGCATTCCAGGTATCCCCCGACCGTCAGGCCGAGATCCAGGGCCGGCGTATCATCCTTGTCGATGATGTCCTGACCTCAGGTGCGACCTTGGATGCCTGCGCACGCGCTTTGCTTCGCGCAAAGGCAGCCCAGGTCGACGTGCTGGTCTTTGCCCGGGTTGTCGAGAGCCGGTAA
- a CDS encoding DUF1178 family protein — protein MIRYALHCDRDHQFESWFQSSSAYDSQVKRKLVTCPICGSTKIDKAIMAPRIVGKKGRGPATPPPEPATTTAPEAAPSGSTSLMMAQERELRAKLKELRDHIVKNADNVGERFANEARAMHYGDKEHRPIYGEASPDEAKSLIDEGIEVSPLPTLPEDRN, from the coding sequence ATGATCCGCTACGCGCTCCATTGCGACCGCGACCACCAATTCGAGAGCTGGTTCCAGAGTTCGTCGGCTTACGATTCGCAGGTGAAGCGCAAGCTCGTGACCTGCCCGATCTGCGGCTCCACCAAGATCGACAAGGCGATCATGGCGCCGCGCATCGTCGGCAAAAAGGGGCGTGGACCCGCAACACCGCCGCCGGAGCCGGCAACGACCACCGCGCCCGAGGCTGCGCCGTCCGGATCGACCTCGCTGATGATGGCGCAGGAGCGTGAGCTCCGCGCCAAGCTGAAGGAACTGCGGGATCACATCGTGAAGAACGCCGACAATGTCGGCGAGCGCTTTGCGAACGAAGCCCGTGCAATGCATTACGGCGACAAGGAGCACCGCCCGATCTACGGCGAGGCCTCGCCCGACGAGGCCAAGTCGCTGATCGACGAGGGTATCGAAGTGTCGCCGCTGCCGACATTGCCGGAAGACCGGAACTAG
- the argJ gene encoding bifunctional glutamate N-acetyltransferase/amino-acid acetyltransferase ArgJ codes for MSSSVSPLAPKNVPDMPVIAGVRLATAEAGIRYKNRTDVLLAIMDKGTAVAGVFTKSKCPSAPVEWCRAKLKGGKARALVVNSGNANAFTGKTGRGSTALTAKIAAKAVGCSESEIFLASTGVIGEPLDATKFDGVLGRLAETAEAGDYLAAAKAIMTTDTFPKVATATVKLGKAKITINGMAKGAGMIAPDMATMLSFIFTDAPIAPAALQALLKAGVEDTFNAVTIDGDTSTSDTLLAFATGAAAAHGAPKISRATDPRLKAFTKAFNQILANLSEQVARDGEGARKLVEITVEGAKTKVSARKIAMSIANSPLVKTAIAGEDANWGRVVMAVGKAGEPADRDKLSIAFNGIRVAKSGARDPSYDEAQVSEAMKAPEIAIKVSLGLGKGRDRVLTCDLTKEYVAINGDYRS; via the coding sequence ATGTCCTCATCCGTCTCCCCGCTCGCCCCGAAGAACGTTCCCGACATGCCCGTGATCGCGGGCGTCCGTCTCGCGACGGCCGAGGCCGGCATCCGCTACAAGAACCGCACGGACGTGCTGCTGGCGATCATGGACAAGGGCACGGCGGTGGCCGGCGTCTTCACCAAGTCGAAGTGCCCGTCCGCCCCGGTCGAATGGTGCCGCGCCAAGCTGAAGGGCGGCAAGGCACGCGCGCTGGTCGTCAATTCCGGCAATGCCAATGCCTTCACCGGCAAGACCGGCCGCGGCTCCACCGCCCTGACCGCGAAGATCGCGGCCAAGGCCGTCGGCTGCAGCGAGAGCGAGATCTTCCTGGCCTCGACCGGCGTGATCGGCGAGCCGCTGGACGCGACCAAGTTCGACGGCGTGCTGGGACGCCTCGCCGAGACCGCCGAGGCCGGCGATTACCTCGCCGCCGCCAAGGCGATCATGACCACCGACACCTTCCCCAAGGTCGCGACCGCGACCGTGAAGCTCGGCAAGGCCAAGATCACCATCAACGGCATGGCCAAGGGCGCCGGCATGATCGCCCCCGACATGGCGACAATGCTGTCCTTTATCTTCACCGACGCGCCGATCGCGCCCGCCGCGCTGCAGGCGCTGCTCAAGGCCGGCGTCGAGGACACTTTCAATGCGGTGACGATCGACGGCGACACCTCGACCTCGGACACGCTGCTGGCGTTTGCGACCGGCGCCGCCGCCGCGCACGGCGCACCAAAGATCAGCCGCGCCACCGATCCGCGCCTGAAGGCCTTCACCAAGGCCTTCAACCAGATCCTCGCCAACCTCTCCGAGCAGGTCGCCCGCGACGGCGAAGGTGCGCGCAAGCTGGTCGAGATCACCGTCGAGGGCGCCAAGACCAAGGTCTCCGCGCGCAAGATCGCGATGTCGATTGCCAACTCGCCGCTGGTGAAGACCGCAATCGCCGGCGAGGACGCCAATTGGGGTCGCGTGGTGATGGCGGTCGGCAAGGCCGGCGAGCCGGCCGATCGCGACAAGCTGTCGATCGCCTTCAACGGCATCCGCGTCGCCAAGAGCGGCGCACGCGATCCGTCCTATGACGAGGCCCAGGTGTCGGAAGCGATGAAGGCCCCGGAGATCGCGATCAAGGTCTCCCTCGGCCTGGGCAAGGGCCGCGACCGCGTGCTGACCTGCGACCTCACCAAGGAATATGTCGCGATCAACGGGGATTACAGGTCTTAA
- a CDS encoding (deoxy)nucleoside triphosphate pyrophosphohydrolase, giving the protein MADLKLTLVVACALVDADKRVLIAQRPEGKTLAGLWEFPGGKCEPGERPEQSLIRELHEELGITVAEPCLAPLTFASHGYETFHLLMPLYICRRWEGIVEAREGQNLAWVRANKLRDYPMPPADIPLIPHLIDLLM; this is encoded by the coding sequence ATGGCCGATCTCAAGCTGACACTGGTGGTGGCGTGTGCGCTGGTCGACGCCGACAAGCGCGTCCTGATCGCGCAGCGCCCCGAAGGCAAGACGCTCGCGGGACTCTGGGAATTTCCCGGCGGCAAGTGTGAACCCGGTGAGCGGCCGGAGCAGAGCCTGATCCGCGAGCTCCATGAGGAGCTCGGCATCACCGTCGCCGAGCCCTGTCTGGCGCCGCTGACCTTTGCGAGCCACGGCTACGAGACCTTTCATCTCTTGATGCCGCTCTACATCTGCCGGCGCTGGGAAGGGATCGTCGAAGCCCGCGAAGGCCAGAATCTCGCCTGGGTCCGCGCCAACAAGCTGCGCGACTATCCAATGCCGCCCGCGGACATTCCGCTGATCCCGCATTTGATTGATTTGCTGATGTGA
- a CDS encoding PH domain-containing protein produces the protein MARYIDEILQPGERVLYSTNAHWIFYLPAILAWIVAVALFVLSRQSDIYSVMIICLFGSGLVALAAMFWTVKGWFHRFTTETDVTNLRVVHKTGFIKRRTFEMALDKVESVDVDQTILGRILNYGDVTIRGVGEGIETIKTIASPLAFRSSITTR, from the coding sequence ATGGCGCGCTATATTGACGAGATCCTGCAACCGGGCGAGCGGGTGCTGTATTCGACCAATGCGCACTGGATCTTCTATTTGCCGGCGATTCTGGCCTGGATCGTGGCCGTGGCCTTATTTGTCCTTTCTCGCCAGAGCGACATCTACAGCGTGATGATCATCTGCCTGTTCGGCTCCGGCCTGGTGGCGCTGGCCGCCATGTTCTGGACCGTGAAGGGCTGGTTCCATCGCTTCACCACCGAGACCGACGTCACCAACCTCCGGGTTGTCCACAAGACCGGCTTCATCAAGCGCCGCACGTTTGAAATGGCGCTGGACAAGGTCGAGAGTGTCGACGTCGATCAGACGATTCTTGGACGAATTCTCAACTACGGCGACGTGACCATTCGCGGCGTCGGCGAGGGGATCGAGACGATCAAGACCATCGCCTCGCCGCTGGCCTTCCGTAGTTCGATCACCACGCGGTAG
- a CDS encoding methyltransferase domain-containing protein, producing MAQNPQTPPALFDRALLHARQQRAQAQGPASFLLDRVAEDMSDRLAAVMREFHAPVDLWTPGEGLAGLRARLPSIERIALDAAGAEKLPFAPESLDLVVSALALQFVNDLPGVLAQVRGALKPDGLLLAAMIGGDSLTELRQAFAAAEAECEGGVSPRVAPFADLRDIGALLQRAGFALPVTDIDRVVVRYGTAFALMQDIRRMGAANVLIERRRAPSRRATLLRMAEIYAERFADADGRIRATFDIIWLSGWAPHASQQQPLKPGSAKASMAEAVKKAGEK from the coding sequence ATGGCCCAGAACCCGCAGACCCCGCCCGCCTTGTTTGATCGCGCATTGCTGCATGCGCGGCAGCAGCGCGCGCAGGCGCAGGGGCCGGCCTCCTTCCTGCTCGATCGGGTCGCCGAGGACATGTCCGACCGGCTGGCTGCGGTGATGCGCGAGTTTCACGCCCCGGTCGATCTCTGGACGCCCGGTGAGGGGCTCGCGGGGCTGCGGGCGCGGCTGCCTTCCATCGAACGGATCGCGCTCGATGCAGCGGGTGCGGAGAAATTGCCGTTCGCGCCGGAGAGCCTCGATCTTGTCGTTTCCGCGCTGGCGCTGCAATTCGTCAACGATCTTCCCGGCGTGCTCGCGCAGGTTCGCGGCGCGCTGAAGCCGGACGGGCTGCTGCTCGCCGCGATGATCGGCGGCGATAGCCTCACCGAGCTGCGCCAGGCCTTTGCCGCGGCAGAGGCCGAATGCGAAGGCGGCGTGTCGCCGCGCGTGGCGCCGTTCGCCGACTTACGCGACATCGGCGCACTGTTGCAGCGGGCAGGCTTTGCGTTGCCGGTCACCGACATCGATCGCGTCGTGGTGCGCTATGGCACCGCGTTCGCCCTGATGCAGGATATCCGCCGCATGGGCGCGGCCAATGTGCTGATCGAGCGGCGGCGTGCGCCGAGCCGGCGCGCGACGCTGCTGCGCATGGCCGAAATCTACGCCGAGCGCTTTGCCGATGCCGACGGCCGCATCCGCGCGACCTTCGACATCATCTGGCTCTCGGGCTGGGCGCCGCATGCAAGCCAGCAGCAGCCGCTGAAGCCGGGATCGGCGAAAGCGAGCATGGCGGAGGCGGTGAAGAAGGCGGGGGAGAAGTAG
- a CDS encoding peptidylprolyl isomerase, translating into MTTSFPVTTGQRFRHASALAGCFALALSLAVAGPLRAADDPVLAKVNGVEIKKSDVAMAEEELGPSLAQMDPATKDENVLSFLIDMKIVAKAAEDKKVADGEEFKKRMAFARNRLLMDSLLAQEGKAATNDDAMKKVYEEASKQITGEQEVRARHILVETEDEAKAVKAELDKGADFAELAKKKSKDPGSADGGDLGFFTKEQMVPEFSTVAFALEPGKISDPVKSQFGWHVIKVEEKRNRKAPEFDQVKPQIEQYVTRKAQADYVAKLRAEAKVERTDQPAADAKPADAAKPSDSKMAPPAKK; encoded by the coding sequence ATGACCACCTCGTTCCCGGTAACCACCGGCCAGCGTTTCCGCCACGCGTCCGCCCTGGCTGGCTGCTTTGCCCTGGCGCTGTCCCTGGCGGTCGCCGGCCCGCTCCGGGCGGCCGACGATCCCGTTCTGGCCAAGGTCAATGGCGTTGAAATCAAGAAGAGTGACGTCGCCATGGCCGAGGAGGAGCTTGGACCGAGCCTCGCCCAGATGGACCCGGCGACCAAGGACGAGAACGTCCTGTCGTTCCTGATCGACATGAAGATCGTGGCCAAGGCCGCCGAGGACAAGAAGGTCGCCGACGGCGAGGAATTCAAGAAGCGGATGGCGTTCGCCCGCAACCGCCTGCTGATGGACAGCCTGCTGGCCCAGGAGGGCAAGGCCGCGACCAACGACGACGCCATGAAGAAGGTCTATGAGGAGGCCTCCAAGCAGATCACCGGCGAGCAGGAAGTGCGCGCCCGCCACATCCTGGTCGAGACAGAGGACGAGGCCAAGGCGGTGAAGGCCGAGCTCGACAAGGGCGCGGATTTCGCCGAGCTGGCCAAGAAGAAGTCGAAGGATCCGGGCTCCGCCGACGGCGGCGATCTCGGCTTCTTCACCAAGGAACAGATGGTGCCCGAATTCTCGACCGTCGCGTTCGCGCTCGAGCCGGGCAAGATCTCCGATCCCGTGAAGTCGCAGTTCGGCTGGCACGTCATCAAGGTCGAGGAAAAGCGCAATCGCAAGGCGCCGGAGTTCGACCAGGTCAAGCCCCAGATCGAGCAGTACGTCACCCGCAAGGCCCAGGCCGACTACGTCGCCAAGCTGCGTGCCGAAGCCAAGGTCGAGCGGACGGACCAGCCGGCGGCAGACGCCAAGCCGGCCGATGCGGCGAAGCCCTCCGACAGCAAGATGGCTCCTCCGGCCAAGAAGTAA
- the ubiG gene encoding bifunctional 2-polyprenyl-6-hydroxyphenol methylase/3-demethylubiquinol 3-O-methyltransferase UbiG produces the protein MSMQQDTSASVSPPPGSTVDAAEIAKFSKLSAEWWDPKGRMAPLHRINPLRLGYIRDAACRKFERNVRSLNCLGGLRVLDIGCGAGLLCEPLSRLGAQVIGVDPSASNIAAAKLHAGKSHLSIDYRCTTVEEIDPRERFDIVLAMEVIEHVVDVGVFLKRCASMLKPNGLMVVSTLNRNWKSFALAIVGAEYVLRWLPRGTHEWNKFVTPDELTKYLLDSRLVITEQTGVVYSPFADKWMLSSDMDVNYMVVAEGMV, from the coding sequence ATGAGCATGCAGCAAGATACTTCCGCATCAGTAAGCCCCCCGCCGGGCTCGACCGTCGACGCCGCCGAGATCGCCAAATTCTCAAAGCTCTCGGCCGAGTGGTGGGATCCCAAGGGCAGGATGGCGCCGCTGCACCGGATCAATCCGCTGCGGCTCGGCTATATCCGCGACGCCGCCTGCCGCAAGTTCGAGCGCAATGTGCGCAGCCTCAATTGCCTCGGCGGCCTGCGCGTGCTCGACATCGGCTGCGGTGCCGGCCTGCTGTGCGAGCCGCTGTCGCGGCTGGGCGCACAGGTCATCGGCGTCGATCCGTCGGCCAGCAACATCGCCGCGGCGAAGCTGCATGCCGGCAAGAGCCATCTGTCGATCGACTATCGCTGCACCACGGTGGAGGAGATCGACCCGCGCGAGCGCTTCGACATCGTGCTGGCGATGGAGGTGATCGAGCACGTCGTCGACGTCGGCGTCTTCCTCAAGCGCTGCGCCTCGATGCTGAAGCCCAACGGCCTGATGGTCGTGTCCACCCTCAACCGCAATTGGAAAAGCTTTGCGCTCGCCATCGTCGGCGCCGAATACGTCCTGCGCTGGCTGCCGCGCGGCACTCATGAGTGGAACAAGTTCGTGACCCCCGACGAGCTGACGAAATATCTCCTCGACAGCCGCCTCGTCATCACCGAGCAGACCGGCGTCGTCTACTCCCCCTTCGCCGACAAATGGATGCTCTCGTCGGATATGGACGTGAACTACATGGTGGTGGCGGAAGGGATGGTGTGA